A genomic segment from Hoeflea prorocentri encodes:
- the fsa gene encoding fructose-6-phosphate aldolase — protein sequence MKFFVDTADVAEIEELNALGLLDGVTTNPSLIMKSGRDIMEVTKEICSIVDGPVSAEVTATEFDGMMAEADILAKIADNICIKLPLTMDGLKACKALTSAGHKTNVTLCFSANQALLAAKAGATFISPFVGRVDDMAADGMELIAEIRKIYDNYGFATEILAASIRTVNHVKEAALIGADVATVPPATLRALVKHPLTDKGLEAFLADWAKTGQKIG from the coding sequence ATGAAATTTTTTGTCGACACGGCAGATGTTGCCGAGATCGAGGAATTGAACGCGCTGGGTCTGTTGGATGGTGTGACCACCAATCCGTCGCTGATCATGAAGTCCGGACGGGACATCATGGAGGTGACAAAGGAGATCTGTTCAATCGTCGACGGCCCGGTTTCCGCCGAAGTCACGGCCACCGAGTTCGATGGCATGATGGCCGAGGCGGACATTCTGGCAAAGATCGCGGACAATATCTGCATCAAGCTGCCGCTGACCATGGACGGGCTGAAAGCCTGCAAGGCGCTGACATCGGCCGGACACAAGACGAATGTCACCTTGTGCTTTTCGGCCAATCAGGCGCTGCTCGCAGCCAAGGCCGGCGCCACCTTCATTTCGCCTTTCGTCGGGCGCGTTGACGATATGGCTGCAGACGGCATGGAACTGATCGCCGAAATCCGCAAGATCTATGACAATTACGGCTTTGCGACGGAAATCCTCGCCGCCTCCATCCGCACCGTCAATCACGTCAAGGAAGCCGCTCTGATCGGCGCGGATGTGGCGACCGTACCGCCGGCGACCCTGCGTGCACTCGTCAAACACCCGCTGACGGACAAGGGCCTTGAGGCCTTCCTGGCCGATTGGGCAAAAACCGGCCAGAAGATCGGGTGA
- a CDS encoding F0F1 ATP synthase subunit delta codes for MADTSSLISGVAERYASSLFDLALEAKSETAVAEELNRLESLIDSSEDLKRLIVSPVFSADDQFKAISAIADKAGFTGLVGNFLRVVAKNRRLFAVPGIIRAYRIIEAQHRGEVSADVTSARVLTGEQEKELKAALKSVTGKDVAIHVTVDPSIMGGLIVKVGSRQIDTSLRSKLSTLKLALKEVG; via the coding sequence GTGGCAGACACATCTTCGCTCATTTCCGGTGTTGCAGAACGGTATGCGTCTTCGCTGTTCGACCTGGCGCTGGAAGCCAAATCCGAAACGGCCGTTGCAGAAGAACTCAACCGTCTGGAATCACTGATTGACAGCAGTGAAGATCTCAAACGATTGATCGTCAGTCCGGTGTTTTCCGCCGACGATCAGTTCAAGGCAATTTCAGCAATCGCCGACAAGGCCGGGTTTACCGGTCTCGTCGGCAATTTTTTACGTGTGGTCGCAAAGAACCGCAGGCTGTTCGCCGTGCCGGGTATCATCCGTGCCTATCGGATCATCGAGGCGCAGCATCGCGGCGAGGTCTCGGCGGATGTCACATCCGCCCGGGTACTGACCGGCGAGCAGGAAAAAGAATTGAAGGCGGCGCTCAAGAGCGTCACCGGAAAAGACGTGGCAATTCATGTCACCGTCGACCCGTCAATCATGGGCGGTCTGATCGTCAAGGTCGGCTCGCGTCAAATTGACACATCCCTTCGCTCAAAACTTTCTACCCTTAAGCTTGCACTGAAAGAGGTCGGCTGA
- a CDS encoding DUF4345 family protein, with protein MIAFYWPGTTGEWLAFAVAVITVGFGVLLFSAPRLSFRILRLETANAHPDAIAEGRATMAGFYLGCGLCCILLAQPLIYLALGASWAFTALGRLVSILFDGAATRFNVLSTLFEAVLAILPLAFVFGLI; from the coding sequence ATGATCGCATTTTACTGGCCCGGCACGACAGGCGAATGGCTGGCATTCGCCGTGGCGGTGATAACGGTTGGTTTTGGCGTGCTGCTGTTTTCGGCGCCACGCCTTTCCTTCCGCATTTTGAGGCTTGAGACGGCAAATGCGCACCCGGATGCGATTGCCGAAGGGCGTGCCACGATGGCGGGTTTTTATCTGGGGTGCGGTCTTTGCTGCATTCTGCTTGCCCAGCCTCTGATCTATCTGGCCCTGGGCGCTTCCTGGGCCTTTACCGCACTGGGCAGGCTGGTCTCTATCCTCTTCGATGGAGCGGCGACGCGCTTTAATGTATTGTCCACGCTGTTCGAGGCTGTGCTTGCCATCCTGCCGCTTGCCTTTGTCTTCGGGCTGATCTAG
- a CDS encoding primosomal protein N', protein MKDSPQLPLGCETAIVPVMVPLPTPQAYSYAVPEGLEAAPGAIVQVPLGPRQVAGIVWDGETDAVDPKKLRPITHVFDCPPIAADMRRFLDWVAAYTLSPPGLVARMALRAPAAFEPAAPTQGLRLGRARPERMTAARERVIAMAEDGLSWTRTGLARAAGVSVSVVDGLLKQDVFETILIPPQPVVPHPDPDFRLPELSDDQQAAVRRLLGEGGKPPAVSLIDGVTGSGKTEVYFEAVAETIRQGRQVLILLPEIALTSVFLERFERRFGCKPAEWHSELAPRMREKVWRQAATGDVRVVAGARSSLFLPFENLGLVIVDEEHDAAYKQEDRVFYNARDMAVVRAHIGGFPAILASATPSIESRVNADSGKYADIRLPERFGGAALPDLHLIDMRRDPPARGGFLSPKLLEAMKKTVAEGEQALLFLNRRGYAPLTLCRVCGHRFQCPDCSSWLVEHRFRRQLQCHHCGHNEPAPEACPECGTLDHLVACGPGVERIAEEVDSHFPDARTIVLSSDMAGGVRRLRLELEAIAKGEVDIVIGTQLVAKGHNFPMMTLVGIVDSDLGLANGDPRAAERTFQLLSQVTGRAGRSGRKSIGLLQTYQPAHPVIQAIVSGDRDAFYEREIAERENARLPPFGRMAALIVSAADRVAAESYARSLRQAAPGARDISVLGPAEAPMALIRGRYRFRLLVHGTKQSDIQAYVAQMIAAAPGPRGSVRVQIDIDPQSFM, encoded by the coding sequence ATGAAAGATTCGCCGCAACTGCCGCTTGGCTGCGAGACTGCCATTGTGCCGGTCATGGTCCCCCTGCCGACGCCGCAGGCCTATTCCTATGCCGTGCCGGAGGGCCTGGAGGCCGCTCCGGGTGCGATCGTGCAGGTGCCGCTGGGCCCGAGACAGGTCGCCGGTATTGTCTGGGATGGCGAGACCGACGCGGTTGACCCGAAGAAACTGCGCCCCATCACCCATGTCTTCGATTGCCCGCCGATTGCCGCGGATATGCGCCGGTTTCTTGACTGGGTGGCGGCCTATACATTGTCGCCGCCGGGTCTTGTTGCCCGCATGGCGCTGCGCGCTCCGGCGGCATTCGAGCCGGCGGCTCCGACACAGGGGTTGAGATTGGGACGCGCGCGTCCGGAGCGCATGACGGCTGCCCGCGAACGGGTCATTGCCATGGCAGAAGACGGTTTGAGCTGGACCCGCACCGGGTTGGCGCGGGCCGCCGGTGTTTCCGTCAGCGTTGTCGACGGGCTCTTGAAGCAAGATGTTTTCGAGACGATCCTGATACCGCCGCAGCCGGTGGTGCCTCATCCCGATCCTGATTTCCGCTTGCCGGAACTGAGTGATGATCAACAGGCTGCTGTTCGCCGTTTGCTCGGTGAGGGTGGAAAGCCGCCGGCCGTATCGCTGATTGATGGGGTCACAGGATCGGGCAAGACGGAGGTTTACTTCGAAGCGGTGGCCGAGACGATCCGGCAGGGCCGGCAGGTGCTTATCCTGCTGCCGGAAATCGCGCTGACCTCGGTTTTTCTGGAGCGCTTTGAACGGCGCTTCGGCTGCAAGCCGGCCGAATGGCATTCGGAGCTTGCGCCGCGCATGCGCGAGAAAGTCTGGCGGCAGGCGGCGACCGGCGATGTTCGTGTCGTTGCAGGCGCGCGCTCGTCACTCTTTCTGCCCTTTGAAAATCTCGGCCTTGTTATCGTCGATGAAGAGCACGATGCCGCCTATAAACAGGAAGACCGGGTCTTTTATAACGCCCGCGACATGGCTGTGGTGCGTGCCCACATTGGAGGCTTTCCGGCCATTCTTGCGTCGGCAACGCCGTCGATTGAAAGCCGGGTCAATGCCGACAGCGGCAAATATGCCGATATCCGGCTGCCGGAGCGCTTCGGTGGTGCGGCGCTGCCTGACCTGCATCTGATTGACATGCGCCGTGATCCGCCGGCGCGGGGCGGCTTCCTGTCGCCGAAGCTGCTGGAAGCGATGAAGAAGACTGTGGCCGAGGGCGAGCAGGCGCTGCTGTTTCTAAACCGGCGCGGATACGCGCCACTGACACTGTGCCGGGTTTGCGGTCACCGGTTCCAATGTCCCGACTGTTCAAGCTGGCTGGTCGAACATCGCTTCCGTCGGCAATTGCAGTGCCATCATTGCGGCCACAATGAGCCGGCCCCGGAAGCCTGTCCGGAGTGCGGCACGCTTGATCACCTTGTTGCCTGCGGCCCCGGCGTGGAGCGCATAGCGGAGGAAGTCGACAGCCATTTCCCCGATGCCCGCACCATTGTGCTCTCCTCAGATATGGCCGGCGGGGTTCGACGGTTGAGGCTTGAGCTGGAGGCAATCGCCAAGGGCGAGGTCGATATTGTCATCGGAACGCAACTTGTCGCCAAGGGACATAACTTCCCCATGATGACACTGGTGGGGATTGTGGATTCCGATCTCGGGCTTGCCAATGGCGACCCGCGGGCCGCCGAGCGCACCTTTCAGCTTCTGTCGCAGGTGACAGGCCGCGCCGGGCGTTCGGGACGTAAGAGCATCGGCCTTCTCCAGACATACCAGCCGGCGCATCCGGTCATCCAGGCGATTGTTTCAGGCGACCGCGATGCCTTTTACGAGCGGGAGATCGCTGAGCGGGAAAACGCGCGGTTGCCGCCCTTTGGCCGCATGGCGGCGCTGATTGTTTCGGCTGCCGACCGCGTGGCGGCGGAAAGCTATGCGCGCAGCCTGCGACAGGCAGCGCCGGGCGCGCGCGATATTTCGGTTCTGGGACCGGCGGAGGCGCCGATGGCACTCATTCGCGGGCGCTACCGGTTTCGTTTGCTGGTTCATGGCACGAAACAGTCCGACATACAGGCCTATGTCGCGCAGATGATCGCGGCGGCGCCCGGCCCGCGTGGATCGGTTCGTGTACAGATCGATATCGATCCACAGAGTTTCATGTAA